One region of Suncus etruscus isolate mSunEtr1 chromosome 5, mSunEtr1.pri.cur, whole genome shotgun sequence genomic DNA includes:
- the ATP6V1G1 gene encoding V-type proton ATPase subunit G 1, whose protein sequence is MASQSQGIQQLLQAEKRAAEKVSEARKRKNRRLKQAKEEAQAEIEQYRLQREKDFKAKEAAALGSHGSCSTEVEKETQEKITTLQKYFQQNREEVLDNLLSFICDIQPQIHENYRING, encoded by the exons ATGGCCAGCCAGTCGCAGGGCATCCAGCAGCTGCTGCAGGCCGAGAAGAGGGCCGCCGAGAAGGTGTCGGAGGCCCGCAAGC GAAAGAATCGGAGACTGAAGCAAGCCAAAGAAGAGGCCCAGGCAGAAATCGAACAGTACCGCCTGCAGAGGGAGAAGGACTTCAAGGCCAAGGAAGCTGCG GCGTTGGGATCCCACGGCAGCTGCAGCACCGAAGTGGAGAAGGAGACCCAGGAGAAGATAACCACCCTGCAGAAATATTTCCAGCAGAACAGGGAAGAGGTTCTGGATAACCTCTTATCCTTCATATGCGACATCCAGCCACAGATCCATGAAAACTATCGCATCAATGGCTAG